The Proteus sp. ZN5 genome includes the window ATGAGAGAAAGCTCATGAGATGCGACTTTTGCTTGAACCACAGCAAAGGCATCAAGCTGTTCGTCTGTTAACGCGGGCGCTTGTGTATCAAACTCAAGACGCCCTGTTTTGAGGGAGAAATACTCACTTTCCCACTCAAGATAATTAATATTGGCGAGGACGGACATGTAATAAATCCAATAGATAGCGACCATAACCAGTTTTAGACAGTGATTTTGCGCTTTCTCTTACTTGATCATCACTGAGCCAACCATTACGCCAAGCAATCTCTTCAAGGCACGCCACTTTAAATCCTTGGCGTTTTTCAACAGTTTGAACAAAGGTGCTGGCTTCAATTAAACTATCGTGAGTTCCGGTATCTAACCACGCAAAACCACGACCCAGTAGTTCAACGTTAAGCTCACCACATTCAAGATACATCTGATTAATCGACGTAATTTCTAATTCACCACGAATCGAAGGTTTGACTCGTTTGGCAAAATCAACCACTCGGTTATCGTAGAAATACAACCCCGTGACAGCCCAATTAGATTTAGGTTGTTCTGGTTTTTCTTCAATCGATAACACTTTAAAATCATCATCAAATTCAACAACACCAAATCGTTCAGGATCCATAACTTGATAACCAAAGACAGTTGCACCACGTTCACGTTGTGCAACTTGTTTCAGTTTTGGGCTAAATCCTTGACCAAAATAGATATTATCGCCTAAAACTAAACAGCAATGATCATCACCAATAAATTCCTCACCCAAAATAAAGGCTTGGGCTAAGCCATCCGGAGATGGCTGAATTTTATATTGAAGATGGACACCAAATGCAGAACCATCACCCAGTAAACGCTGAAATGAGGTTATGTCATCGGGTGTTGTAATGATCAAAATATCTCGAATACCAGCAAGCATCAGAACTGAAAGCGGATAATAGATCATGGGTTTATCATAGATAGGCAATAACTGCTTCGATACCCCTTTGGTTATCGGATGCAGTCGTGTGCCCGAACCACCCGCTAAAATAATACCTTTCATCATTTATCCTTCTTTACTTAATCAGTTCCCAAGCCCTAGACGTTCACCTGCATAAGAGCCATCTAACACTCGTTTCCACCAAGTTTCGTTATTTAAATACCACAAAACAGTTTTACGAATGCCAGATTCAAATGTCTCTTCTGGTTTCCAGCCTAATTCAGCTTCAATTTTCGCTGCATCAATCGCATAGCGCAGGTCATGACCAGGTCTGTCTTTCACATAAGTGATAAGATCAACATACTGAGCAACACCTTCTGGTTTTGCTGGATATAACTCTTCTAACAGCGCACAAATCGTTTTAACAACATCAATATTGCGACGCTCATTGTGTCCACCAATATTGTAAGTTTTACCCGGTGTTGCTGTTGTTGCGACTAAATAGAGAGCACGAGCATGATCTTCAACATAGAGCCAATCACGGATCTGTTCACCTTTACCATAAACAGGTAATGGTTTTCCTGAAATCGCATTTAAGATAATTAATGGGATTAATTTTTCAGGAAAATGATAAGGACCGTAGTTATTCGAGCAGTTCGTGATCACAGTGGGTAAACCGTAAGTACGCAACCAAGCACGAACTAAATGGTCGCTTGAAGCTTTAGAAGCAGAATATGGGCTACTTGGTGCATAAGGCGTAGTTTCAGTAAAGAAATCATCTGTACCTTCTAAATCGCCATACACTTCATCTGTTGAGATATGGTGGAAACGAAATGCCGTTTTCTTTTCTTCAGGTAGAACTTGCCAAAAGTGGCGAGCCGCTTCCAATAAGGTGTAAGTACCCACAATATTGGTTTCAATAAATGCAGCGGGACCATCGATAGAACGGTCAACATGGCTTTCTGCCGCTAAGTGCATAACAACATCTGGCTGATATTGAGCAAATAAGCGATCAAGCTCAGCTCTATCACAGATATCGACTTGCTCAAAGGCATAGCGTTCGCTGTCAGCTACAGTTGCTAATGACTCTAAATTACCAGCATAAGTCAGCTTATCGACCACAACAACGCTGTCATTGGTGTTATCAATAATATGTCGAACAACAGCAGAGCCGATAAAACCAGCTCCACCTGTAACTAGAATGCGTTTCAACGCCATACTCCTTTAGTATCTACAATCCATTTTTGAGTGACTTTACTACCGGGGATCGCTTTAAACTGTTGATGATCAACTAACATTAAGACAATATCCGCGTCTTTCAATGCTTGCTCTGTTGATACTAACTCTGTGATCCCTTTCAGTTTTGTTGGTAGCTCATGAATATTAGGTTCAACTGCGAATGTCGTACCACTGTGCCAATCAGCGACTTGTTTAGTGATATTCATTGCTGGGCTTTCACGTAAGTCATCGATATTAGGCTTAAAGGCTAAACCAAAGCAGGCAATCTTAATTTCGTTTGCGCGTTTACCTGTTTCAGTAAGACAATCAGCAACAGCGGCTTTAACTTGATCGATAACCCACACTGGTTTGCCATCATTGACCAAACGCGCAGTATGAATTAAACGAGATTGTTTTGGGTTTTGTGACACGATAAACCAAGGGTCAACAGCGATACAGTGCCCACCAACGCCTGGACCTGGTTGTAAAATGTTGACGCGAGGATGGCGGTTCGCCAAGCTAATTAGCTCCCACACATTGATATCTTGGTCAGCACAGATCAGTGATAATTCGTTAGCAAACGCAATATTAACATCACGGAAACTGTTTTCAGTCAGCTTACACATTTCTGCGGTGCGTGCATTAGTGATAACACATTCACCTTCAAGGAAAATTTTGTATAACTCGCTTGCACGCTCTGATGATTTACGATTCATACCACCCACAACACGGTCGTTGCGGATAAGTTCAATCATCACTTGACCCGGTAATACACGCTCAGGACAGTAAGCTACATCGATATCAGCATCTTCACCTTGTTGATGAGGGAAGGTTAAGTCTGGGCGAGCTTCCGCTAACCACTCAGCCATTTTTTCAGTAGAGCCAACTGGTGAGGTTGATTCTAGAATAATAAGATCACCCTTTTTTAATACAGGTGCGATAGAGCGTGCGGCGGCTTCAACATAAACCAAATCAGGCTCATGCTCGCCTTTAAATGGTGTAGGTACAGCAATAAGGTAAGCATCTGCTGGCTGTGGCGTGGTATAGGCTTTTAAATGGCCTTCTTCAACCGCTTGTTTAACGACTTTATCAAGATCAGGCTCAACAATGTGAATTTGACCTTTATTAATCGTATCAACGGCGTGCTGATTAACATCAACACCGATGACGTTTTTTTTACGAGAGGCAAAAGCTGCCGCTGTAGGTAAACCAATGTAGCCGAGGCCGATAACAGAAATAGTTTCAAAACTCATAATGTCACCTGATTTTTTTTCAATGCTTCAAGAATACGTTGGCAGGCATGACCATCACCATAAGGGTTTGTTGCCTTACTCATTTGGTGATACGCGTTTTCGTCTGTCAATAAAGAGGTTACTTCGCTAACAATACGTTTAGTATCTGTTCCTACTAAACGAACAGAGCCGGCTTCAACAGCTTCTGGGCGCTCCGTTGTGTCTCGCATTACAAGAACGGGCTTACCTAATGAAGGGGCTTCCTCTTGAATTCCACCAGAATCGGTCAAAATAAGGTAAGCATGATTCATTAAATAAACGAATGGTAGATAATCTTGTGGCTGTATTAATTTAATATTATCAATACCATGAAGAATACGTTGAACCGGTTCACTTACATTAGGATTTAAGTGAACAGGATAGACAACTTCTACATCTGGGTGTGCTAATGCAATTTCAGCTAAAGCTTGGCAGATACGTTCAAAACCACCACCAAAACTTTCTCGACGATGCCCTGTTACCAAGATCATTTTTTTGTCAGGCTGAATAAATGGATAGTTTACAGCAAGCTCATTTAAGAGTGTTTGATTGCCCATCACTCTGTCACTTACCCAAAACAACGCATCAATTACTGTATTTCCTGTAACAAAAATATTTTTATCCGCAACCGCTTCTCGTACCAAATTTAATTTTGCAGTTTCTGTTGGTGCGAAGTGATACATTGCAAGATGCCCTGCAATAGTACGGTTTGCCTCTTCAGGCCAAGGGGAATAAAGATTGCCAGTACGTAAACCAGCTTCCACATGACCAACAGGAATTCGTTGATAGAATGCGGCTAAACTTGCTGCCATGGTGGTTGTTGTATCACCATGTACCAAAACAACATCAGGTTGAAATGACGCTAATACCGGTTTTAACCCTTCTAAAATACGACAGGTAATATCCGTTAAATCTTGTCCTGGTTTCATAATATTGAGATCATAATCTGGTTTGATCTCAAAAAGATTTAATACCTGATCAAGCATTTCTCGATGTTGGGCCGTAACACATACCTTCGCTTCAAACGAATCATCATTTGCTAAAGCGTGCACTAAAGGTGCCATTTTTATCGCTTCAGGGCGTGTGCCAAAAACAGTCAACACTTTCACAGTGGCTCTCTTTTTTTCATTGTTATATCGCTTATTTTTGGGAAAGCAATATGCCCTTATACTCAGTACATCAGGTGCCGAAACACCTGATGTCTCGTTATTGTCATCAATGACAAAAATTAATTATTATTATTTTTTTAATGAACTGCGTCTTACTAATGCAACACCTGCACCCGCTAAAACACCAATAGCGCCCCAAAGTACCATCATAAAGGCACGACGAGGACTATCACGTTTAACAGGATCTTCAGGGGTACGTAGAAAGCGGTAAGTTTGGAAGTTATCTTGTAATTTTGCGCCCACAGCAAGGGTCGCTAACATTGCCGTATTTTGGTCATAATCACTATCAAAATCAGCACCTGTTGCCACTAAAGTTTCTAGCTGTGATTGCAACAGAGGAACACCTAACAGAAACAGTTTAGAATCTGGTAACTCATCAATCGCAATCGATGTTTGTTTTTGAGAAATACCTTGTTTCTCAGCCACTTTAATTGATTGCTCTAATAAGTTAACTTGGCGTTGATACGCAGATTGAGCCGCCATTTCTTGGCGTTTAACTAGCGCTTTCATTGATTGAGTTCTAGTTGCCCAAGCTGTTATCACTTCATCATTAAGATGGGTAGATGCTCTCTTATTAGCAAAAGCAATATACTCATTTAATAATTGACTCGCTTCTTTTGATGTTTCCGCAATGAGTTTCAGTTGATCATTAACTAATTTTTTCTCATCAGCAGGCGTAAATTGAATATTGTTAATTAACTCATCCAATAACGCAGCATTAGCCTGTTCATCACTCTCTTTGCGTTGTTTGAAATAATCCGTTTGCAACCAAAACTCACGACGTGTATCAAACGCCGCGATTTGAGTAATAAACTCTTGATAAGCTTCATCTGAAATAGTTAAAGCTGGGGTTTGTGCCGCTGGGTTAATCTGTGTATCAAGATTGCGCAAGAACTGAGATTGCGAATAATAACTGCCTAAGTTATTAATCGTTGGTTTCTCTGTGATTGCGATTGCACTCCATTTAGGTTGCATCAAATAAGATGCACCAAGTGCAATCACTGCAAAAAGCAGAGCGAACCCTATAATCCAGCTTTTGCCTGACCAAAGTGCACAAAAAAGACCTCGAATATCAAGTTCATTATCTGGCTGTTCACCCTGTCGGGAGGCGTTATTTTCCGAGTTCATCACGTTAAAAAACCTCTGCTTATATTAATGCTGTTGTGTTGCTCTACGTAAGCGACGCTTATGTCGTTTAATA containing:
- the wecC gene encoding UDP-N-acetyl-D-mannosamine dehydrogenase, which produces MSFETISVIGLGYIGLPTAAAFASRKKNVIGVDVNQHAVDTINKGQIHIVEPDLDKVVKQAVEEGHLKAYTTPQPADAYLIAVPTPFKGEHEPDLVYVEAAARSIAPVLKKGDLIILESTSPVGSTEKMAEWLAEARPDLTFPHQQGEDADIDVAYCPERVLPGQVMIELIRNDRVVGGMNRKSSERASELYKIFLEGECVITNARTAEMCKLTENSFRDVNIAFANELSLICADQDINVWELISLANRHPRVNILQPGPGVGGHCIAVDPWFIVSQNPKQSRLIHTARLVNDGKPVWVIDQVKAAVADCLTETGKRANEIKIACFGLAFKPNIDDLRESPAMNITKQVADWHSGTTFAVEPNIHELPTKLKGITELVSTEQALKDADIVLMLVDHQQFKAIPGSKVTQKWIVDTKGVWR
- the wecB gene encoding UDP-N-acetylglucosamine 2-epimerase (non-hydrolyzing); the protein is MKVLTVFGTRPEAIKMAPLVHALANDDSFEAKVCVTAQHREMLDQVLNLFEIKPDYDLNIMKPGQDLTDITCRILEGLKPVLASFQPDVVLVHGDTTTTMAASLAAFYQRIPVGHVEAGLRTGNLYSPWPEEANRTIAGHLAMYHFAPTETAKLNLVREAVADKNIFVTGNTVIDALFWVSDRVMGNQTLLNELAVNYPFIQPDKKMILVTGHRRESFGGGFERICQALAEIALAHPDVEVVYPVHLNPNVSEPVQRILHGIDNIKLIQPQDYLPFVYLMNHAYLILTDSGGIQEEAPSLGKPVLVMRDTTERPEAVEAGSVRLVGTDTKRIVSEVTSLLTDENAYHQMSKATNPYGDGHACQRILEALKKNQVTL
- the rffG gene encoding dTDP-glucose 4,6-dehydratase — protein: MKRILVTGGAGFIGSAVVRHIIDNTNDSVVVVDKLTYAGNLESLATVADSERYAFEQVDICDRAELDRLFAQYQPDVVMHLAAESHVDRSIDGPAAFIETNIVGTYTLLEAARHFWQVLPEEKKTAFRFHHISTDEVYGDLEGTDDFFTETTPYAPSSPYSASKASSDHLVRAWLRTYGLPTVITNCSNNYGPYHFPEKLIPLIILNAISGKPLPVYGKGEQIRDWLYVEDHARALYLVATTATPGKTYNIGGHNERRNIDVVKTICALLEELYPAKPEGVAQYVDLITYVKDRPGHDLRYAIDAAKIEAELGWKPEETFESGIRKTVLWYLNNETWWKRVLDGSYAGERLGLGN
- the wzzE gene encoding ECA polysaccharide chain length modulation protein; protein product: MNSENNASRQGEQPDNELDIRGLFCALWSGKSWIIGFALLFAVIALGASYLMQPKWSAIAITEKPTINNLGSYYSQSQFLRNLDTQINPAAQTPALTISDEAYQEFITQIAAFDTRREFWLQTDYFKQRKESDEQANAALLDELINNIQFTPADEKKLVNDQLKLIAETSKEASQLLNEYIAFANKRASTHLNDEVITAWATRTQSMKALVKRQEMAAQSAYQRQVNLLEQSIKVAEKQGISQKQTSIAIDELPDSKLFLLGVPLLQSQLETLVATGADFDSDYDQNTAMLATLAVGAKLQDNFQTYRFLRTPEDPVKRDSPRRAFMMVLWGAIGVLAGAGVALVRRSSLKK
- the rfbA gene encoding glucose-1-phosphate thymidylyltransferase RfbA, producing the protein MKGIILAGGSGTRLHPITKGVSKQLLPIYDKPMIYYPLSVLMLAGIRDILIITTPDDITSFQRLLGDGSAFGVHLQYKIQPSPDGLAQAFILGEEFIGDDHCCLVLGDNIYFGQGFSPKLKQVAQRERGATVFGYQVMDPERFGVVEFDDDFKVLSIEEKPEQPKSNWAVTGLYFYDNRVVDFAKRVKPSIRGELEITSINQMYLECGELNVELLGRGFAWLDTGTHDSLIEASTFVQTVEKRQGFKVACLEEIAWRNGWLSDDQVRESAKSLSKTGYGRYLLDLLHVRPRQY